The genomic segment TATCAAGCATGTCAcgaaacatattaaaaaaattccagTCTAATTATAATAATCAATCGTcgacaaatcaaaattttaagtaaCAATCCAGAAGTACTTTACAAGCCAAAATCAATACTAAGTAATACCATCTCACCTCCGCGTAACGACCATCAGCGCACCCTACCACTTCCCGTTTAACCCCTTTTAGGGGAGTTGGGCAGTATCCTGCAACTACatgtaagtaagtaagtaattAAGAAAGTAAGTAATCTACCATGCAGCAAGATGGCGAGtctaatatttttaaaaaaattataattattttggcATTGCAAAATATGTTGAGCTGATAAGtgatttgacctttaaatataaAACTTAGTATCATCTTTATATtcgcacattaaaaaaaatggaccaTTCACATACAGTTAAATAGACTGGGGGATACACAATACATATCATACAAGTGCAAATAGGCGGTGGTCCCAACGCCTGGGACCACCGCACAAAAACaacaaagggaaaagaaaagaaacatagAAAAGCAATACAGGTCTGTTCGTCTACATTACCCAAAATCTAATagattccattaaaaaaaaatctatacataGTAGTGTCCCTATAAGCAATACACTTTTCTGTTTGGTAcacttgttttaattttctGATAAACAAGTCAAAACAAGGAAGGATATTAATATATCTACACAGATATAAAGTTTTCTTTGCTACAATAAGGCAATGATTCAATAACACATCTTGCTTGTTTTTAATTCCGAATAAAATCTCTTCATCCTTTACTtggataatttcttttttaaatttagtaTGCCACCATCTTAGAAATTCATTCCAAAAATCTCGAGCATGCGAACATTCTACCAACAGGTGTTCAATTGTTTCCTGTTCTTGTTTACAAAAAGAACACATCTCATCGTCTACAACTTTCATTCTCTTTAACTTTGCATTTACTAGTAGGcatcttgtatttattttatattgaaatattcttGTTCTTGTATCTGGAATAACTTTAAAAGGCGACTcataaataaaactaaaatcatCTTCACTTATATCATACCTTGATCTCTAATATATTTCAGAAGTAGGGGTTtggtatttattttcttttaatatcatatttatgatcttggttgacaattttgatataaacatttttattaccaaaaactataaaaatatctaactttttaaacaaatgtcGCCTCGAAACAACGAGCTTTAACTGTCTGTGGAATAGCAGAAACAATTGAACGCCAAAGAAGATAGTTTTTAAAGCTAACAGTGACAGATCATCTGTAAATCCAAGACAACCCAAATAAGTTGCCGTTTCTGCAAAGTTTGTAAATGTTAGGATAGGTAAAATATGATTCGAAAAACATTGACAAATGtaagatatttacattaacaatTAGAACGTGACTCTTCTTTTCCAAACTGTCACACGCGATATTTGAGGATAATACAATAGAAAATGTAATCTCGGCTGGTATAAGAAAatctttgtattgtattatgcTGAACTGGGTTAGTAGACCTATTTGCGAGAGACATGCGAGACATAAATAGTATTAAAGAAAATCGTCACGTGCAAATAATACACgtgcaaatcattttttttttaaacgtttttatgtttttattaagtaTAACCATCTCATACACATATTACAAAACAAGTGTACAGTATGGATAAGTTACATTTtgataacaaaaatacatacaataacaacaaagggaaaagaaaagaaacatagAAAAGCAATGCAGGTCTGTTCGTCTACATTACCCAAAATCTAATagattccattaaaaaaaaatctatacataGTAGTGTCCCTATAAGCAATACACTTTTCTGTTTGGTACACTTGTTTTAATTTACTGATAAACAAGTCAAAACAAGGAAGGATATTAATATATCTATACAGATATAAAGTTTTCTTTGCTACAATAAGGCAATGATTCAATAACACATCTTGCTTGTTTTTAATTCCGAATAAAATCTCTTCATCCTTTACTtggataatttcttttttaaatttagtaTGCCACCATCTTAGAAATTCATTCCAAAAATCTCGAGCATGCGAACATTCTACCAACAGGTGTTCAATTTTTTCCTGTTCTTGTTTACAAAAAGAACACATCTCATCGTCTacaactttcattttctttaactttGCATTTACTAGTAGGcatcttgtatttattttatattgaaatattcttGTTCTTGTATCTGGAATAACTTTAAAAGGCGACTcataaataaaactaaaatcatCTTCACTTATATcataccaggggcggatccagctttcgccaatagggggggggggggccgaaaaatattttcatcaacatttttctcgattggccgctataatctgattattattattttttttttggggggggtttcagggggtagtcctaactagagactaaagttttaagtatatgttagtttttattgttataaacaagataaggtatctcatgtggtcttaaaaactcttaatatataatgcgagcgcgaagcgcgagctcaaattctttgatattttatgtccttagacctgacgattctgaggagattttataatcatgaaaaagataagtatccaactaaacaatgcgagcgcgaagcgcgagccgaaattttatcatagtaacgtgaaaagggactcaattaggagtgtttttagtgattaatgaagaggatacaagtatcatcaattaaataatgagagtgcgaagcgcgagctcaaaatttttgatattccgacctgaaaactggacagtctaagcgcgtttgtatttaaatacagaaaaagctgtgtgtgtcaaacaattaaatgcgagcgcgaagcacaagctcaattttttgatatactgacatgacaaaggagcattttgacaaattttggtaagaatttccaaagacgataggtaactcacaaatcaaacaatgcgagcgcgcagcgcgagctgaaaattttgatataaacaatttgtgtaaaacaaacaaaataattaaagcttgatgtgcgagctaaaatattgtgtgcaaattgatttcagatctggatatataagtgtcatttaatcctcttgaatgggattcattggcacgggcaatgcgagcgcgaagcgcgagcgaaattttttatataaagttctttttccaattcttcccctcacccttttcttgtttcctttcggggtcgggccggccgttacgaggttgtaaattacacatcctgggtatgatacctctttcctacttttctttagtgtttttcctatagtacactttttctgcaggttgtcaaaaatagggggggggggccggggccggctcggccccctcctggatccgcgcctgcatACCTTGATCTCCAATATATTTCAGAAGTAGGGGTTtggtatttattttcttttatgatcttggttgacaattttgatataaacatttttttattaccaaaaACTATAAAAATATCTAACTTTTTCAACAAATGTCGCCTCTCGAAACAACGAGCTTTAACTGTCTGTGGAATAGCAGAAACAATTGAACGCCAAAGAAGATAGTTTTTAAAGCTAACAGTGACAGATCATCTGTAAATCCAAGACAACCCAAATAAGTTGCCGTTTCTGCAAACTTTGTAAATGTTAGGATAGGTAAAATATGATTCGAAAAACATTGACAAATGTAAGATATTTACATCAAAAATTAGAACGTGACTCTTCTTTTCCAAACTGTCACACGCAATATTTGAGGATAATACAATAGAAAATGTTATCTCGGCTGGTATAAGAAAatctttgtattgtattatgcTGAACTGGGATAGTAGACCTATTTGCGAGAGACGTGCGAGACATAAATAGTATTAAAGAAAATCGTCACGTGCAGATATTACACgtgcaaataattttttttaaacgtttttatgtttttatttagtATAACCATCTCATACACATATTACAAAACAAGTGTACAGTATGGATAAgttacattttgataaaaaaaaatacatacaaaaacaacaaagggaaaagaaaagaaacatagAAAAGCAATACAGGTCTGTTCGTCTACATCACCCAAAATCTAATagattccattaaaaaaaaatctatacattgacaAACGTacgatatttacattaaaaattagaACGTGACTCTTCTTTTCCAAACTGTCACACGCGATATTTGAGGATAATACAATAGAAAATGTAATCTCGACTGGTTTAAGCAAatctttgtattgtattatgcTAAACTGGGTTAGTAGACCTATTTGCGAGAGACATAACTAGTATTAAAGAAAATCGTCACGTGCAAATAATACACGTGCAAATCATGATAACTATGAATATGTGTCACACGCGATATTTCAGGATAATAAACGTAGAAATATCAATAATCTACCTTGTCTATACTGTGTTGGTAggcccctggggcccgtttcataaaggacttgcaactgttgaaactttgccataatggcaactaccatggataCAGGGCTTAGCAGCCAATCAttatcaaggtttccatggtagttgccataatgacaaagttacaacagttgcaagtcctttatgaaacagtcccCTGAAGGTCATATGCGAGACATGAATAGATATATAATAGAAAATCGTCACATGCAAATATCTGCATTACATACGCGAACAAAGAAGGATGGCTGTGACCTTTTTCAAACGTATAAAATGCATTATGTATGTGAATCTCGGCGCACTCTGAAAGCATCAGAGAAAGCTTGAGGTAGTGGATCGAGAATGTCATTCAACGCGATGATGAAACTTCTTTGGCTGGTGATGGTGGTCATGATAATGACCACGAGCAGCAATGGGGGCAAAGTCAGACCTAAACCCATTAACGATCGGTCGGACGAGAACGATTCGGACGACAGCAGATCTGACGAGAGTGACGAAACCCAGCCCGATCAAAATCTTCCACCCGgtccttcttttccttctcctaGTTGGTTCCTTttcctgaaattatttttgaaagATCTTCCGCCAACTGTAAGTATTATATGATAACTTGATTGATTTTAGCATTATCTCTTTCTTTGATCCTTTCTAAACGAAGATTGCTTCATTAAAATGTACTTGATTCAAAGAAAGATTTTTTCAAGCTTTTTCTTAAACATCAAAATGTTTTAGCAGCTCTTAATCTGCCAAAGAGGAAAGTGCTGAAATCATTTTCTTctataatttatattaaaagctttttgtaattcatttcatttcatattcctTAATTTTCTCCATTTTCAACACCAAATTAAATGCCAAAACAATAAGTAAATACAACGTTCAGGAAATGACTCTTGGATGGAGAAGTTATTAAAATGAACATTGAGAGGCGTGCCAGATAATGGCGAGAGTGAGAAGTATCTTTCCTGATAAGTAGTGTAGTTCTTATACAGGACTGTAAATCAGATGACTTGGAGTAGAAGAGAACTGTGATGAGTTGAGAAGGAGCGACTACGGTGACGGACAGCCAAGCTGCTCAGAACGCCGAGACGCCTCATCGGACATCCACTCTCCGCCGACTCTTCTACTCTTCGTCGTTCACCTTCTCATTATTGTCAGGACTTCACCTACTCCTGTCATCTCTCTCTATACATTTTATATAGACACCGGCATATGAGCAGCTCTTTCAGGTTGCTCAAAAGAACATGGAACTTGGACTTGATGGTGGGATTCTTCAACTCGACGTCGACTATATCGGAACAAAGATGGCATTCATCAACAACATTGATTACTTGAGAGAGGCATTTGAACAAGATATATTCTTAGATATGGACATCAAGGCCAGCTATGCCAATTTACCGCTGCCGTTGGCTGGTACGTATAAATCTTAATAAAGAAACCTTTGTACACATAATGAGCAGAACAACATTGATTCACATTAACCTTTAAAAATTTCGTATTAAGTGGGTGCTCattaaatagaataaaattgattttcatcACATAATAGACCGTGCTATTCCGGTGTTCGAGCTGATGATGCCATACCCCATTATCatcttattttgttatatgaaaccatacactcttaaaaatgttgggcaacatatacTGTCCACAAaataattggttaaaactttatcaaattctgggtagttttaaaccaatgaTGTGTGCTTTTGgcgaaaactacacagtattggttgaaaactaccaagagtttgataattttttaaccaattgttgtgtgaacagtatgttgcccaacattttaagagtgtagacgGGTCCAAGTTttggcaagggggggggggggcgtgcggGTCGAGTGTTTTTGCCTGTTTTGCCTACAAAAATCATCACaaaaacatgattatatatcacGTCGGAAAATCGAAGAGGCGCCCTGTGACGTTTTATCAAACAATACAATATTACTTGGATTAAGGAAGATGAAAGGactttttattagaaaaaagCATATATATAAAGAAAGTGCGATCGAAAGCGCGACccagttttctttcttttatagcCTAGAAACGGAGTGATTGAATATAATTATCTGGTATCATGATGACGATCTATTTCGCGGTTGGAGAATGGCTGATATCACTGACCGCAAGGAAAGTCTGTAGTGATTCAGACCTGAGGTAAAGACTAAATAAGCTGGAAGGGGGTTACGAAATTATTTTGTTACTGCCCATATATCTGCAATTATAACTGTACAAAAATTTGgtttaaaaatatgcaaataaaagtaacaTTACTTGAAAGAAAGGAGACTATCGCATGTGCCGTTGCTGAAAAAGAAGTACCGATTAGATTTCACCGTCGCCGTTGTTGAAATCAATAGATGCCGATTAGTTTTCATCGTTGAAATTAATAGACCCCAATTAGCTTTAACGGGTGCTGGTATTAACATTCATTAGGCGCCAATTAGTTTTAGCCGGCGTCAGTGTTGAAATTAAGTAGCGCCGATAAGTATTCACCGGCACCGTTACTAAAACCAATAGACGCTGATTAGTTTTCTCTAGTGAAATCAATAGGCACCAATTAGCTTTAACCGGCGCCGGTATTGAAATCATTATGCGCCAATTAGTTTTAATCGGCGTTGGTGTTGAAATTGCGTAGCGCCGATATATTCGCCGGCCCCCAACGTTAGAATCAAGAGGCTTTTTTTTCACCAGCGAAGTTAATgcgacattttttttaatcacttcgctgacgctttctataacgcaGAGAATCCTTTATCAAAAGCCCTTCAAGCAGCCTTTGTCAAAAATCGGataatcaaaacagcagtgtcgtcctggattctggacaaacgacataattatttgcatattttttctgGTCTGCATCTTAAGACGATGTGCTTTCCCGGTCCACGAACTGTCGACAGTGACCACTGATTTCATGGGCATATTCTATAGATTATGAACGTTGCAAAAAGCGTCGGCGAAGTGGATGCTAAAATACGCCATCGAAATCAATAGACGACGATTAGTTTTCACCGGCACAAGGGCGCAATAGGGCCAATTAATTTAAACCGGCGCGCCGGTTTCGTCGCCGGTGTTGGAATTGAGTAGCGCCGATATGTATTCAACGGCGCCGGTATAGAATCAAGACGCTTTGATTGGTTTTTATCGGCGGCGGTTGAGAGGCAAACAGCACCGATATTTCTTGAACTGGTGCCGACGTTAAGTGGCGCTAATTATTCTTGATCGACGCCGATTTAAAGTCAGGCAGcgccgtttttttttcttgatcggCGCTGATTGATAACCAGTTGGCGCTGATTACTATTGATTGGCACCGGCTATGACACAGGAAGCCCTAAATATTCTTAACCAGCGACGGTTtagaaccagaaaaaaaaagaacaaagaaaacatattaggacgattcaatctttatttttttagcaGTGTcgaaatagcccccccccccctcctggatcTGCCAATGGAAATTGTTTTCCCTTTCTATGTAAAgaattaattttcttcatttttatgattgaaacaTGCATGGACTGTTCACATGGGGGCGTCACTTGGACATTTTGATGGAGAGTGAAGACCAAGATTTCGTTGCGATGGTGCCTACAGATATGTTTCACGCCCCTCCCTCCCGCGTGCATGACATTGAATTTCAAACAATACGTCTGTGGATCGGTATGCctcttatatatttttctgtgaAACTTTCTACAATGAGGAGAGAAATTTCTTATTTGAGAGCGAGCCATGGATATCGGCATATCATGTAGGTAAACAAAAAACAGgagttatttattttgtaaaaatttctTTGCAAATcaaaaaaatacatgacaaaATTTATATTGATACCTGGCTTCGTCAAAATTGTATACACtgtcattaatttttacaagcgagcgagcgagcgaTGCAAGAAAAGGGTATACATTTACAGTGTCGCAAGATCAAATACAGCAGGGACAATGGTAAAGTTCGACCATCTCGCtcatctttatattattttttactttccaAAACTATACTTAAGCAaaggcagatccagggggcccgAGGGCCCctggcccccctattggcggagcaagaaaaaaagaaaaagggggaaaagatcagatggcaagatcttgtcatctgatcatctctcccacaggatgtagacatgacgagatccgagatcttgccatctgataaTCTCTCCTAACATGCCTAAACGATATAGATATGACGAGTCCAAGATCTTATCATCTGATCATCTTTCACAcatgatgtagacatgacgagatccaagatcttgtcatctgatcctctctcccacaggatgtagacatgacgagatccaagatcttgtcatctgatcatctctcacacGGGATTTATGCATGGCGAGAtctaagatcttgtcatctgattaTCTCCCCCATGGGATGTatacatgacgagatccaaaggcgccgctcaaaaaaaaaaaaaaaaaaaagaaagaaaaggcgccacttgaaaaaatgaaaataaaggaaagtaaagaaaaggcgccaattaaaaaaattatacactgatataatattagcaacagtaaaggaaagactatccccccaaaaaacacaatcatatcatctcccttatcttttcttttaactacccttttcccaacaacttcgccggttgaaaataatcagcagtgcgctgcttgcatataactggcgccaatcaagaatgatcagcgccacctaaatctgaattggcgccggacaagaataatcagcgccatttggttataaatcggcgccagtcaagaaaaatgggcactgccagagtcttaaccgtcgccgattaaaaataatcagctccacctaaatctaaatcggcgccgggcaagaataatcggcgccatctggttataaatcggcgccggtaaagaaaatcggcgctgcctgagttcttaaccggcgccgatcaaggataatcagcgccatctatatctaaatcggggctggtcaagaataatcagcgccatctggttataaatcggcgctgcctgagtcttaaccggcgccgatcaagaataatcagctccaccttaatctaaatcggcgccggacaagaataatcagcaccacctggttaaaaatcggcgccagtcaaaaataatcggcgcctcctggttctaaatcggcgccagtcgattatgaattgtccgctgcctgaatcttacgtgacgtcggtaaaaataatcagcacttacttgttctaaatcggcgccggtcaagacaaatcggcactgcctttgtcttaaccggcgccacctaaatctagatcggcgccggtcaagaatgatcagcggcacctggttatacattttattttgaatggtcataacgaataacaaagctaatcgcatgcccttacagagtggactgagtggggcggggcagttgcccacagatgtcatgaaatctttaatttgttatttaaaaaatcccagaatcatacaaaagtgtagagcaaatcctttaattctgatcttattttccaatgctttaataagaaaagggtcagtcacttttcctttttacacattccacattgtgccacctctatggcctttattgtaagacagctactatcatgactatagtgttttatgaagatgattcgatattttagtccaaaactttgctaaaacccgttgctaataccgggagtgtataattacgcaaacagacgtatattcgttagaccttaaaccactaaatatcattatcaatgtataaatacagtttgtcaatacctttgttttaacgtttaaatgtttacgccacaaaatttgatttattttcatctttcattaagttaaatattattcatctgatcactcaggaagaagttaaaaaaaataacgatacttgtaaaactggagaactatttccaaagctctgtcttgaaggatctctttctgaattcaggtcataaacattatatccagtttcatcaaagtaattagataaaaattactcatcattacaaattgcattatatttagtgaaaagcatcaatatatatatatatataaataccaaatctgtatataggcctgtacatcatgtacatgaaaattgaatgataatatataaacctggattggtgacgtattccaaatgattcatgatgtagtatcattgtataaacagaggcgtcgatcctgggggggggggggggcaggggggcgatcgccccaccaatgaaaatattgatgggGCAAACATAtccttttgcccccccccccaatgattccgcatgtgcaaaaataaaataagatggtaatgttacacagaaatcagcaagcgagattgagctacacaactcgttctttatctaaaatcatgctcaaatccgcttttcagattggaatataaaaattttaagctcgcgcttcgcgctcgcatcatttctgtagcaaaaccctaTACTTtccatgattaaataggtgaatagaatgtcccgttttcagttcttaACCTTAAAAGAAcacccgcttcgatttgcaataatcttttgttggatataatcctgttctttattaaaaacttccattaaactgtcatttttttttcagatcgaaatatcaaaattttaagctcgcgcttcgcgctcgcatctattgtttttttagatacccatcttaatcattggtaccaaaaatgcttagaatatcaagctttctggtcagaatataaagaaatttcagctcgccctcggcactcgcattatctgtgtagtgagatatgtatcctcctcatgagttactacaaacagtcctaaacaggcacctttttcctgttttcaggtcagtatactaaaaaatttcagctcgcgctcgcatcaatttgttggtgagatatgtgtctctatctcatgagtcttataaataaataaatatatatatatatatgcacatgtgtgtgtgcgtgtttgtgtgtgagtttgtttgttttgtgtgatcgagcgcctttggaaagttgattcatgattttgccccccccccccccattctgaaaaaaggaccgacgcccctgtgtatatatatatatagtaaaaaaaaattgtatctcagttaaaataacaaaagtattggcctcatcgcaataaaagggttagtacacgagattttgaaatcgcacataacatgcataatttgtgttactttttgcttgtttctttctttaataagtttttcaatctctctctatatatattttagaaagattatatgtttgaattgatgtatattttctgttataatgagatatgtttaagtggacttcagggaatggtcgtacgcagcaagggggaggggggcaaattCCCGATCAGCTGAGTTGTGaaaacactttttttccttaacatttcatgaaaactatgaaaaatgtgcaaatgtgagatgtgcaccaaatacttttattacacttgtaaaaaaaataatcaccccattgagcagctcggtccgtttactctatcgtttctattttacttttttaaataagtTCGAGgcttgctcccccccccccggaaatattatctgcgtgtggtcgtgcaaaatggcatgactggaaatcatacattttgaaaagagcatttgacagggtcagactttacccctttttcaacattttcttttatggcgacggttaagtgcaaaaatatgtgcgccgctcggcagtgcgccccccccccccccctttcgccaaaagctggatccgcctatgcttgGGTCTGGCCGTGCCGGGAattgaaccccggactttcattGTTTTGTCTGGCGCATTAATAttactcggccacggcacctctcCAATTAAGGGAACGAGTGTTGGTTGAAGTGTAAATTATAAAATCAAGCAATAAAGATCAAATCTAAAACCATACATTTCTATCATATTTTTGCTCCACAGATCTTTTTGATTTGGTCACCTCACTTTTCAATCAACAAAACGAGCAACAAACTCCTTTTTTTGTATATTCTCGACAAGGTCCATTTGTCAATATTTGTCAAATGCACTGATACGATGAGAAAATGATTCTGTTCATCTTTACTTAATTTTATTGAAACGGAGAACAGTTTCAAATCAGATCCGGGATGATTCTTCAGGTTGTCTGAACTGGCGGGGAATCTACAGTGCGTTGGCGCCAAGTGGTAACTTTGATTTCCCGCCAGTTCCGCTCCCTCACTTAACATCGACTATACAGTACTCATTTGACAGCTTAATTCAGATTTGTGTACAACGGTCAGAGCATAAAACCGCCTCCACCGCACGTAGGGCAAAATCATTCCCTTGTCATGTCTAGAATATCCATATCCTGTTAAATTAACATTTCAACTCTTTTTCGATACAGGTACTATTCGAAACAATGGATCGGCTCATAAAGAAATCAAAGACTTTGTCATGCTCACCATCAAGAACCCTGACTTCATGAAGGAAATTGTAGCTCCACGGATCGACGAGGCGATTCTAGTCTTGATAGATAAGTTGAAGGAAAGCACTGGCGATGTTACGGTCATCGAATCGCTGCTAGGTTACAGCCAAGACATCTTTCAACGCATGGCCTTTGATGAACCTGGCAGTTATGATTTCTCACCAGGGTCTTTTGGATCCAACCTCAATGCTATAACGTACCAATTGTTTGGACCAATCTTATTTACTCCCAGACCAGGCGATACATCCGAGGTGAGGATTTCTTCTTTTCAGTTTGTGACCAATCGACAGTATGGGTGTGCGGCCCCTAAGACCCACCTTTGACGCCTTGCCAGTCGTTCATAAGCATATCATTTCACGCTTTTG from the Lytechinus pictus isolate F3 Inbred chromosome 1, Lp3.0, whole genome shotgun sequence genome contains:
- the LOC129265061 gene encoding cytochrome P450 2A5-like; amino-acid sequence: MSFNAMMKLLWLVMVVMIMTTSSNGGKVRPKPINDRSDENDSDDSRSDESDETQPDQNLPPGPSFPSPSWFLFLKLFLKDLPPTTPAYEQLFQVAQKNMELGLDGGILQLDVDYIGTKMAFINNIDYLREAFEQDIFLDMDIKASYANLPLPLAGTIRNNGSAHKEIKDFVMLTIKNPDFMKEIVAPRIDEAILVLIDKLKESTGDVTVIESLLGYSQDIFQRMAFDEPGSYDFSPGSFGSNLNAITYQLFGPILFTPRPGDTSELRGVASYIQDRTSAAASNTDSLAGRLKDYLANLDSPIAQPEDAWRFMLDIFLAGRTIVAEGLAYIIYRLAEDQDLQNRIRQEINELDSDVTYEDRLKIPRTMSFLYEILRAHTLIPFGLTHVATADGKIGGFDIKKNTRIIPNLYAIHNNPDDWKNPDVFNATRFLRWNGEELTFDPISVNASRVTAFSAGRRSCPGELIPRMTFLKTTLSLLRHFRITLSSEIKFDIEENFSAFFLKSREYQAVFEPLL